The window GCGGGTGCGCCGGCAGGGGCACGACGCCTTCCAGCGTGGCCGTGAAGCGGCGCAGGGTCTCGGGCGTCAGCACGTCTTCGGCCACCTCCTCGCGCCCCACCCAGTCTTGCCAGCCGGCCATCAGTAGGACCTCGGCAAGCCGAGCACGTGTTCGGCGATATAGGACAGGATGAGGTTGGTGGAGACGGGTGCGACCTGGTAGAGGCGGGTTTCGCGGAACTTGCGTTCGATGTCGTATTCCTCGGCGAAGCCGAAGCCGCCGTGGGTTTGCACGCACATATTGGCGGCCTCCCACGCGGCGTCGGCGGCGAGCATCTTGGCCATGTTGGCCTCGGGTCCGCAGGGTTCGCCCTGCTCGTAGAGCGCGGCCGCCTCGCGCACCATCAGCTCCGCCGCGCGCATCGCGGCGTAGGCCTTGGCGATGGGAAACTGGATGCCCTGGTTGCGGCCGATGGGGCGGGAGAAAACCTCTCGGTCCTTGGCATAAGCCGTGGCGCGGGCGATGAACCATTTGGCATCGCCGATGCATTCAGCGGCGATCAGGATCCGCTCGGCGTTCATGCCCGAGAGGATGTAGCGAAAGCCCTTGCCCTCCTCGCCGATCAGGTTGGCGGCTGGAATCTTTACGTCCTGAAAGAACACTTCCGTGGTGGCGTGGTTCATCATCGTGCGGATCGGGCGGATCGTAAGGCCGGGCGCGTTCATGTCGAGCAGGAAGACGGAGAGGCCGTCAGTGCGCTTGGCTGCCTGTTCTCGCGGGGTGGTGCGGGCGAGCAGGAGCATCAGGTCGGAATGCTCGGCGCGGCTGGTCCAGATCTTCTGGCCGTTGACGATGTAAGCCTCGCCCTCGCGCCGCGCCGTGGTGCGGATGGCGGAGGTATCGGTGCCGCTGGTGGGTTCGGTCACGCCGAAGGCCTGAAGGCGCAGCTCGCCGGTGGCGATGCGGGGCAGGTAGCGGGCCTTCTGTTCGGCGCTGCCGTGGCGCAGCAGCGTGCCCATGATGTACATCTGCGCGTGGCATGCGGCGGCGTTGGCACCCTGCGCGTGGATTTCTTCGACAATCGCGATTGCGGCTGAGAGCGTCAGACCGCTGCCGCCATGTTCCTCCGGGATCAGCGCGGCGAGGTATCCGGCTTCCGACAATGCAGTGACAAAGGCTTGCGGATAAGCGCGTTCCCGATCGAGGTCGCGCCAATAGGCGTCGGGAAAGCGCTGGCAGAGCTTGGCGATCTCTTCACGGATTTCGGAGTGGTCAGTCATCGGGCCTCTCGGGTCTTGGGCCGCAGGATGAACACTTTCCCCAGCGAAGGAAAGAGGCGGCTTGGCACCGCAGTGTGGCGGACTAGATTTGCCGCATGAAAGCTGAAGAACTTTTGCACCCGCGCCCCGAAGGGCTTTATTGCCCGGTTGGCGATTTCTACATTGATCCGGTCCGACCGGTCGCGCGGGCGCTGATCACGCACGGGCATGCGGACCATGCACGTGCCGGGCACGGTGCCGTCATGGCGACGCGCCAGACGCTGGACATCATGGCGATACGGTATGGTGAAGGGTTTGCGGGCTCGGTTCAGGCGGCGGACGGGGTCACGGATGTGGGCGGCGTAGGCGTGTCTTTCCATCCGGCGGGGCATGTCCTCGGCTCGGCACAGATATGCGTGGAACACCGTGGGCTGCGCATTGTCGCGGCTGGTGACTACAAGCGAGGAGTCGATCCAACTGCCGCGACATTCGAGCCTGTGGCCTGCGATGTGTTCATTACCGAAGCGACCTTCGGCTTGCCGGTGTTTCATCATCCTGATCCGCTCGCGGAAATAGACAAGCTCCTGAAATCGCTGGAGCAGTTTCCGGAACGGACGCATCTGGTCGGCGTCTATGCCCTCGGCAAGGCGCAGCGGGTCCTGCGACTGATCCGCGATGCGGGCTATGCGGAGCCGATCTACATGCATGGCTCGCTGGCGCGGTTATGCACTTATTATGAGAGTGAGGGGGTGGCACTTGGACCGTTGGAGCCGGCGACGGTGGACAGGGCCGAGAAGGCGAAATTTGCGGGCAAGATCGTGCTCGGTCCGCCGTCGGCGTTTGCCGCAAAATGGGCGCAGCGTTTCCCGGACCCACTCATCGCGTTTGCCAGTGGCTGGATGCGGATTCGGGCGCGGACGCGACAGCGGGGAGTTGAGTTGCCACTGGTGATTTCCGACCACGCGGATTGGCCGGAACTGACGGCCACGCTGCGGGAACTGGCGCCCTCGGAAGTCTGGGTAACGCACGGGCGGGAAGAGGCACTCGTGCGGTGGTGCGCGCTACAGGGAATGCCGGCGCGTCCCCTGCATCTGGTTGGGTATGAAGATGAAGCGGAATAGAGCGTTTTCAGACATGTGGCTGCGGCTGCACGCTTTGCCGTTCGGTGCCTGCCATCGAAGAGGACCGAACGTATGAAGGCGTTCGCCGCACTTCTGGAACGGTTGGTGCTGACGCCGTCCCGCAATGGCAAACTGCGATTACTCGAAGACTATTTTCGGGCCGTGCCGGACCCGGACAGGGGCTGGGCTCTGGCTGCAATCACACGCGATCTGGATTTCCGCGCCGTGAAGCCCGGGGTGCTTCGGACGCTCATGGCGGAGAGGATTGACGAGGAGTTGTTCCGCCTTTCCTACGACTTTGTGGGAGACTTGGCTGAGACCATTGCATTGTTGTGGGAAGGTGATGGTGTTGAGGCGCCGACTTTGGCGGAAGTGGTTGATATGCTTGCAAAAGCCGGGAGAGCCGAGGCGCCGGCTCTGGTAGCCGACCTTCTGGACCGGATGGGGGCTTCGGAGCGTTTTGCGCTGCTGAAGCTGGCGACGGGCGGGTTGCGGGTTGGTGTTTCGGCGCGATTGGCGAAACAGGCGCTGGCCGGCTTCGGCGACGTCGACGTGACTGAGATCGAGGAGTTGTGGCACGGGCTGGAAGCGCCCTATTGCGATCTTTTCGCCTGGTTGGACGGACGAAGCGAAAAGCCGGTGCAGGCGGCGCTTTGCCCGTTTCGGCCAGTGATGCTGGCGACCGCGCTGGACGAGGCGGCGCTGGAGGGGCTCGACCCAGTTGAATTTGCGGCGGAGTGGAAATGGGACGGCATCCGCGTGCAGGCGGTGGCCGAGGGCGGCGAGCGGCGTATCTATTCGCGGACCGGGGACGACATTTCGGGGGCGTTT of the Algicella marina genome contains:
- a CDS encoding acyl-CoA dehydrogenase family protein, whose protein sequence is MTDHSEIREEIAKLCQRFPDAYWRDLDRERAYPQAFVTALSEAGYLAALIPEEHGGSGLTLSAAIAIVEEIHAQGANAAACHAQMYIMGTLLRHGSAEQKARYLPRIATGELRLQAFGVTEPTSGTDTSAIRTTARREGEAYIVNGQKIWTSRAEHSDLMLLLARTTPREQAAKRTDGLSVFLLDMNAPGLTIRPIRTMMNHATTEVFFQDVKIPAANLIGEEGKGFRYILSGMNAERILIAAECIGDAKWFIARATAYAKDREVFSRPIGRNQGIQFPIAKAYAAMRAAELMVREAAALYEQGEPCGPEANMAKMLAADAAWEAANMCVQTHGGFGFAEEYDIERKFRETRLYQVAPVSTNLILSYIAEHVLGLPRSY
- a CDS encoding ligase-associated DNA damage response exonuclease, which gives rise to MKAEELLHPRPEGLYCPVGDFYIDPVRPVARALITHGHADHARAGHGAVMATRQTLDIMAIRYGEGFAGSVQAADGVTDVGGVGVSFHPAGHVLGSAQICVEHRGLRIVAAGDYKRGVDPTAATFEPVACDVFITEATFGLPVFHHPDPLAEIDKLLKSLEQFPERTHLVGVYALGKAQRVLRLIRDAGYAEPIYMHGSLARLCTYYESEGVALGPLEPATVDRAEKAKFAGKIVLGPPSAFAAKWAQRFPDPLIAFASGWMRIRARTRQRGVELPLVISDHADWPELTATLRELAPSEVWVTHGREEALVRWCALQGMPARPLHLVGYEDEAE